Proteins encoded in a region of the Saccharothrix ecbatanensis genome:
- the tatC gene encoding twin-arginine translocase subunit TatC, which produces MSLKDHLYDLRRRLGLALLIIAAGAVFGWFWWSWRIFGLPNLGDIVIAPYCGIPVGQRLTQGGEGCQLLQTQPFEIFMIRLKVGAGAGMALTAPLWLYQVWRFIAPGLYAKERRFAVVFVACASALFVTGAALAFYVVPQGLSVLVSFGDEKFITALTAGEYISFVLTLLLIFGVSFELPLIVVMLNQVGILTYDKLRRWRRGITFGLVIFAAVATPGTDPISMVALAIALVLLFELAIQIARVHDRRVERRRKAEGLADLSDDEAAPFEYTPSVAEEPEPLPDPVPTPDPVTGPPDDGQPPPGRVRYDDAT; this is translated from the coding sequence ATGTCGTTGAAGGATCACCTCTACGACCTCCGGCGCCGCCTCGGCCTGGCGCTGCTGATCATCGCGGCGGGCGCGGTCTTCGGCTGGTTCTGGTGGAGTTGGCGGATCTTCGGCCTGCCGAACCTCGGCGACATCGTGATCGCCCCCTACTGCGGCATCCCGGTCGGCCAGCGGCTCACCCAGGGCGGCGAGGGCTGCCAGCTGCTCCAGACCCAGCCGTTCGAGATCTTCATGATCCGCCTGAAGGTCGGCGCGGGCGCGGGCATGGCCCTCACCGCGCCGCTGTGGCTCTACCAGGTGTGGCGGTTCATCGCGCCCGGCCTGTACGCCAAGGAACGCCGGTTCGCGGTCGTCTTCGTGGCCTGCGCGTCGGCGCTGTTCGTGACGGGTGCGGCGCTCGCGTTCTACGTCGTGCCGCAGGGCCTGTCCGTGCTGGTCAGCTTCGGTGACGAGAAGTTCATCACCGCGTTGACGGCGGGCGAGTACATCAGCTTCGTGCTGACGTTGCTGCTGATCTTCGGCGTGAGCTTCGAGCTGCCGCTGATCGTGGTGATGCTGAACCAGGTCGGCATCCTGACCTACGACAAGCTGCGGCGATGGCGTCGCGGCATCACGTTCGGCCTGGTCATCTTCGCCGCGGTCGCGACGCCGGGCACCGACCCGATCTCGATGGTCGCCCTGGCCATCGCGCTGGTGCTGCTGTTCGAGCTGGCCATCCAGATCGCCCGCGTGCACGACCGGCGGGTCGAGCGCAGGCGCAAGGCGGAGGGCTTGGCGGACCTGTCCGACGACGAGGCCGCGCCGTTCGAGTACACGCCGTCGGTCGCGGAGGAACCGGAGCCGCTGCCGGACCCGGTGCCCACGCCGGACCCGGTGACCGGGCCTCCCGACGACGGCCAACCGCCGCCCGGTCGCGTCCGCTACGACGACGCCACCTGA
- a CDS encoding diacylglycerol/lipid kinase family protein, whose protein sequence is MATSTRVALLVCPTSGKGRAGRVAGTVAARLRDVADRLDLHVAPSAAGTAEMARKAVADGVDVLVVLGGDGGAHLAVQACAQSATALAVVPAGTGNDLATALGATSLDAVVTALRDGSRRAIDLGRVENGPWFATVLCAGFDSAVNERANSMRWPAGPRRYDLAILAELATLRPQRLVVETEDALLELDALLVAVGNTTSYGGGIPVCPDALPADGLFDLTVVEATPRRTLLRMLPTLRTGRHVEHPAVRTLRARSVRLSGTSWVAYADGERMSEVPLTTTCVPGALTVVSGAG, encoded by the coding sequence ATGGCGACGTCAACGCGGGTGGCCCTGCTGGTGTGCCCCACCTCGGGCAAGGGCAGGGCCGGGCGCGTGGCGGGCACCGTCGCCGCCCGACTGCGCGACGTGGCCGATCGCCTGGACCTGCACGTGGCGCCCTCGGCGGCGGGCACGGCCGAGATGGCGCGCAAAGCAGTGGCCGACGGTGTCGACGTGCTGGTCGTCCTCGGCGGTGACGGCGGCGCCCACCTGGCCGTGCAGGCGTGCGCCCAGTCCGCCACCGCGCTGGCCGTGGTGCCCGCGGGCACCGGGAACGACCTGGCCACCGCGCTCGGCGCCACGTCGCTGGACGCCGTGGTGACCGCGTTGCGCGACGGCAGCCGCCGCGCCATCGACCTCGGACGCGTCGAGAACGGCCCGTGGTTCGCCACCGTGCTGTGCGCGGGATTCGACTCGGCGGTCAACGAGCGGGCCAACTCGATGCGCTGGCCCGCCGGTCCCCGGCGCTACGACCTGGCGATCCTGGCCGAACTGGCCACGCTCCGACCCCAGCGGCTGGTGGTCGAGACCGAGGACGCCCTGCTCGAACTGGACGCCCTGCTGGTCGCGGTGGGCAACACGACCAGCTACGGCGGCGGCATCCCCGTGTGCCCGGACGCCCTGCCCGCCGACGGACTGTTCGACCTGACCGTCGTGGAGGCCACGCCGCGGCGCACCCTGTTGCGGATGCTGCCCACCCTGCGCACCGGACGACACGTCGAGCACCCGGCGGTGCGCACGCTCCGGGCGCGGTCCGTGCGGCTGTCCGGGACGTCCTGGGTGGCCTACGCGGACGGCGAGCGGATGAGCGAGGTGCCGTTGACCACCACATGCGTGCCGGGGGCGCTCACGGTCGTCAGCGGTGCCGGCTGA
- a CDS encoding helix-turn-helix transcriptional regulator, translating into MTAATDRLPRLLALVPYLLARPGVPIDEVAADFEVSPKQIRRDLELLWMCGLPGYGPGDLIDLSFEGDTVTVTFDAGMSRPLRLTAAEATSLLVALRALAETPGVADQAAVQRAVAKIEAAVGQAQPAGVAVGLAMREAPETARVRDSVSDGVLRGRALHLRYYTPSRDEITDRVVDPMRMLLVEGRGYLEAWCRAADGVRLFRLDRIDAVRVLDEPAAPPPHATPTDTSEGLFQPDPSQRTAVLVLEPDARWVAEYYPTDGLVELPEGRARVLMRYADTPWMVRLLLGLGGDVHVEQPPDLVAEVVRQAEAALRRADHLPAT; encoded by the coding sequence GTGACCGCCGCCACCGACCGGCTGCCCCGGCTGCTCGCCCTCGTGCCGTACCTGCTGGCCCGGCCGGGCGTGCCGATCGACGAGGTCGCGGCCGACTTCGAGGTGTCGCCCAAGCAGATCCGGCGCGACCTCGAACTGCTGTGGATGTGCGGCCTGCCCGGCTACGGCCCGGGCGACCTGATCGACCTGTCGTTCGAGGGCGACACGGTCACCGTCACGTTCGACGCGGGCATGAGCCGCCCCCTCCGGCTGACCGCGGCCGAGGCGACATCGCTGCTGGTGGCGCTGCGTGCGCTGGCCGAGACGCCGGGTGTCGCGGACCAGGCCGCGGTGCAGCGGGCGGTGGCGAAGATCGAGGCCGCGGTCGGTCAGGCGCAGCCCGCCGGTGTGGCCGTCGGCCTGGCCATGCGGGAGGCGCCGGAGACGGCCCGCGTGCGTGACTCGGTGTCGGACGGCGTCCTGCGCGGTCGCGCCCTCCACCTGCGCTACTACACGCCGTCACGGGACGAGATCACCGACCGCGTGGTCGACCCGATGCGGATGCTCCTCGTCGAAGGCCGCGGCTACCTGGAGGCCTGGTGCCGCGCGGCGGACGGCGTCCGGCTGTTCCGGCTGGACCGGATCGACGCCGTGCGGGTGCTGGACGAGCCCGCGGCCCCGCCGCCGCACGCCACGCCCACCGATACGTCGGAGGGGCTGTTCCAGCCGGACCCGTCGCAGCGGACCGCCGTGCTGGTGCTCGAACCGGACGCGCGCTGGGTGGCCGAGTACTACCCGACGGACGGGCTGGTCGAGTTGCCCGAGGGCCGGGCCCGCGTGCTGATGCGCTACGCCGACACACCGTGGATGGTGCGGTTGCTGCTCGGCCTCGGCGGTGACGTGCACGTCGAGCAACCGCCAGACCTGGTGGCCGAGGTCGTCCGGCAGGCGGAAGCGGCGTTGCGCCGGGCGGATCACCTTCCGGCAACCTGA
- a CDS encoding helix-turn-helix transcriptional regulator gives MAIARAERLVNLVLCLLSTRQYLTAERIRAIVPGYADAATDEAFFRMFERDKTELRDLGVPLETGRSAGFDAIDGYRIARRDYELGDIDLEPDEAAAVALAARLWDSPQFTGAAHGALIKLRAAGVDVDQDVHVPVEPKVRTSEPAFPPLLAAVQEGRVVEFDYRRPVPAEVGTRTVEPWGVVAWRGRWYLVGHDRDRSAARCFRLSRIAGDVRVLGKAGAVQRPDQLDLLSFVTRTQPAADQVVATAKLWVAEGRAQGVRRRARIVGAEQFDGEPGDLLEIDLRFPDSAATWIAGFGPDVVVLEPEVLAKTVREKLLGALRGAGVRA, from the coding sequence GTGGCCATTGCACGCGCCGAACGGCTCGTCAACCTGGTGCTCTGCCTGCTGTCGACCCGGCAGTACCTGACCGCCGAGCGCATCCGCGCCATCGTCCCCGGCTATGCCGACGCCGCGACGGACGAGGCGTTCTTCCGCATGTTCGAACGCGACAAGACCGAGTTGCGCGATCTGGGCGTGCCGCTGGAGACCGGCCGCAGCGCGGGCTTCGACGCGATCGACGGCTACCGCATCGCCCGTCGGGACTACGAGCTCGGCGACATCGACCTGGAGCCGGACGAGGCCGCCGCGGTCGCCCTGGCGGCCCGCCTCTGGGACTCGCCGCAGTTCACCGGCGCCGCGCACGGCGCGCTGATCAAGCTGCGTGCGGCGGGTGTCGACGTCGACCAGGACGTGCACGTGCCGGTCGAGCCCAAGGTCCGCACCAGCGAACCGGCGTTCCCGCCGTTGCTCGCGGCGGTGCAGGAGGGGCGCGTGGTCGAGTTCGACTACCGCCGCCCGGTGCCCGCCGAGGTGGGCACCCGCACCGTCGAGCCGTGGGGTGTGGTCGCCTGGCGCGGCCGGTGGTACCTCGTCGGCCACGACCGCGACCGGAGCGCGGCCCGCTGCTTCCGGCTGTCCCGCATCGCCGGTGACGTCCGCGTGCTCGGCAAGGCCGGCGCGGTTCAACGCCCCGACCAGCTCGACCTGCTCTCGTTCGTGACGCGGACCCAGCCCGCCGCCGACCAGGTGGTGGCCACCGCCAAGCTGTGGGTGGCCGAGGGCCGGGCGCAGGGCGTGCGCCGGCGGGCCCGGATCGTCGGCGCGGAGCAGTTCGACGGCGAGCCCGGCGACCTGCTGGAGATCGACCTGAGGTTCCCCGACTCGGCCGCCACCTGGATCGCCGGGTTCGGCCCCGACGTGGTGGTGCTGGAGCCCGAGGTGCTGGCCAAGACGGTGCGGGAGAAGCTGCTGGGCGCGCTGCGCGGTGCGGGGGTGCGCGCGTGA
- a CDS encoding DUF4333 domain-containing protein, producing the protein MTSPYGPSGGNDPQPQWGQQQQPYGGGGYPGTPSGGFPAQQPNPYGQPDQSQQPNQYGQPDPSQQQWGQQPQQQPYTQQYPAGYDPNNPQSNPYGQPAQAGQFGQPGQFGQQGQPGQFGQQPGQFGQPGYGQQPPPKKSSAMIWVGVAVAVLLIAAVGILGFVTPGWFMTKVFDQTAVQNGVVGVLKDDYKIKDVESATCPADQAVKPNTTFECTAKVGGEDKKVKITVKTDDGEYEVGQPAG; encoded by the coding sequence ATGACCAGTCCGTACGGACCGTCCGGAGGGAACGACCCGCAGCCGCAGTGGGGCCAGCAACAACAGCCCTACGGTGGTGGTGGGTACCCCGGCACGCCGTCGGGTGGTTTCCCCGCTCAGCAGCCCAACCCCTATGGGCAGCCGGACCAGTCACAGCAGCCCAACCAGTACGGGCAGCCCGACCCGTCGCAGCAGCAGTGGGGGCAGCAGCCCCAGCAGCAGCCTTACACGCAGCAGTACCCGGCCGGGTACGACCCGAACAACCCGCAGTCGAACCCGTACGGGCAGCCCGCGCAGGCAGGTCAGTTCGGCCAGCCCGGTCAGTTCGGCCAGCAGGGTCAGCCCGGTCAGTTCGGGCAGCAGCCCGGCCAGTTCGGTCAGCCCGGGTACGGCCAGCAGCCGCCGCCGAAGAAGTCCAGCGCGATGATCTGGGTGGGTGTCGCGGTGGCCGTGCTGCTGATCGCGGCGGTCGGCATCCTGGGGTTCGTCACGCCGGGTTGGTTCATGACGAAGGTCTTCGACCAGACCGCGGTGCAGAACGGTGTCGTGGGCGTCCTGAAGGACGACTACAAGATCAAGGACGTGGAGAGCGCGACCTGCCCCGCGGACCAGGCGGTCAAGCCGAACACGACCTTCGAGTGCACCGCGAAGGTCGGCGGCGAGGACAAGAAGGTCAAGATCACGGTGAAGACGGACGACGGCGAGTACGAGGTCGGCCAGCCCGCCGGCTGA
- a CDS encoding response regulator, whose translation MTDHPTDDPATDPANIPATGPANNPANIPARLKVLVVDDHPVVRFGLAGLLARDFDVIGEAATGEDAVRHAATRSPDVVLMDLRLGAGIDGVEATKRIRALPDPPQVVVLTTYDSDADVVRAVEAGATGYLLKDCPPDELAAAVRQAAAGRTVLSPEIAHRLLHRTPAPAITKREVQILDHLARGLSNREIAKALFISEATVKTHLVRIFDKLGVDTRTAAVRTAVELKLIRLSRW comes from the coding sequence ATGACCGACCACCCCACGGACGACCCCGCGACCGACCCCGCGAACATCCCCGCAACCGGTCCCGCGAACAACCCCGCGAACATCCCCGCCCGCCTGAAGGTGCTGGTGGTGGACGACCACCCCGTGGTCCGGTTCGGGCTGGCCGGTCTGCTGGCCCGCGACTTCGACGTGATCGGCGAGGCCGCCACCGGGGAGGACGCCGTCCGCCACGCCGCCACCCGGAGCCCGGACGTGGTGCTCATGGATCTGCGTCTCGGCGCGGGCATCGACGGCGTCGAGGCCACCAAGCGCATCCGCGCGCTGCCCGATCCGCCACAGGTCGTCGTGCTGACCACGTACGACTCGGACGCGGACGTGGTGCGCGCGGTCGAGGCGGGTGCGACCGGCTACCTGCTGAAGGACTGCCCGCCGGACGAGCTGGCCGCCGCGGTCCGGCAGGCCGCCGCCGGTCGCACCGTGCTCTCACCCGAGATCGCCCACCGCCTGCTGCACCGGACGCCCGCGCCCGCGATCACCAAGCGGGAGGTGCAGATCCTCGACCACCTCGCCCGCGGCCTGTCGAACCGGGAGATCGCGAAGGCCCTGTTCATCAGCGAGGCGACGGTGAAGACCCACCTGGTGCGGATCTTCGACAAGCTGGGCGTGGACACCAGGACCGCGGCCGTCCGCACCGCCGTCGAGCTGAAGCTGATCCGCCTCAGCCGCTGGTGA
- a CDS encoding GlcG/HbpS family heme-binding protein has product MRKTTIAVLVALSVAGAGGYAVADQQHGRSEVAVRTTTAITIDAAVQAAQAALDAAEKEGQRVTVAVVDRGGDVVVLLHGDGAGPQSEESARRKAFTSVSFNAPTSELAGRVTGAGATLRDIPGTLFLAGGVPVVSNGAPIAGIGVGGAPSGDLDERFARAGLAAIGG; this is encoded by the coding sequence ATGCGCAAGACCACGATCGCGGTGCTGGTGGCGTTGTCCGTGGCGGGTGCGGGTGGCTACGCGGTGGCCGACCAGCAGCACGGACGCAGCGAAGTCGCCGTGCGGACCACGACGGCGATCACGATCGACGCGGCCGTGCAGGCGGCTCAGGCGGCGTTGGACGCGGCTGAGAAGGAGGGCCAGCGGGTCACCGTGGCCGTGGTGGACCGGGGCGGGGACGTCGTCGTGCTGCTGCACGGTGACGGCGCGGGCCCGCAGTCCGAGGAGTCGGCGCGGCGGAAGGCGTTCACGTCGGTGTCGTTCAACGCGCCGACGTCCGAGCTGGCCGGGCGCGTGACCGGAGCCGGCGCGACGCTGCGGGACATCCCCGGCACGTTGTTCCTGGCCGGTGGCGTGCCGGTGGTGTCCAACGGCGCGCCCATCGCGGGCATCGGCGTCGGCGGCGCGCCCAGCGGTGACCTGGACGAGCGTTTCGCGCGGGCCGGGCTCGCCGCGATCGGTGGCTGA
- a CDS encoding DEAD/DEAH box helicase has protein sequence MSSTSRSPAEAYADSRRRSTWPKLTDFLGVLSFELDPFQQRACEALEDGHGVLVCAPTGAGKTVVGEFAVHLALTEGRKCFYTTPIKALSNQKYADLSARYGPNKVGLLTGDTSVNGDAPIVVMTTEVLRNMLYAGSSTLKSLAYVVMDEIHYLADRFRGPVWEEVILHLPESVRLVGLSATVSNAEEFGEWLVEVRGDTTVVVDEHRPVPLWQHMMAGGRMMDLFAGDGPDGHTRINPQLLRHTEDLSRYHVPWSRNRNNKDQRGRPPRGSGFKPPSRVDIVQRLEGASLLPAIDFVFSRAGCDAAVLQCVRAGLRLNSNDEVEQIREVIEEKTKDLPQGDLMVLGYWEWREALERGIASHHAGLLPAFKETVEELFVRGLVKVVFATETLALGINMPARTVVLEKLVKYNGEAHVDLTPGEYTQLTGRAGRRGIDVEGHAVVLWQPGIDPKAVGGLASTRTYPLRSSFRPGYNMAVNLVNQLGAAAARDILEQSFAQFQADRSVVGLARRIDRNREALDGYAEAMTCHLGDFSEYASLRRRVAEREKALARQNTSAKRAEAAQSLERLRKGDVIAVPSGRRTGLAVVIDPGLEPLGEARPFVVTEDRWAGRLSSSDFPMPVEVLGKMRLPKQVDTRSPKSRRDLAASLRATGIVAPAMRKRRSTADDDAELATLRRALRAHPCHGCEKREDHARWGERFHRLLAETEQVERKVAATTHSLAREFDRIRGLLRERGYLHEEENGPGEEVTEHGKRLTRLYSESDLLAAECLRHGVWRDLDPAELAAVVSALVYEARRDGPLEARLPPGKVGDALTATARLWAELEDDERRHRLDRTRQPDPGFAWAVYRWARGESLEKVLSAAEENGAELGAGDFVRWCRQVIDFLDQIRDVVGGGDPVGASARKAVDSLRRGVVAMATV, from the coding sequence GTGTCAAGCACTTCGCGGTCCCCGGCCGAGGCGTACGCGGATTCCCGCCGCCGCTCCACCTGGCCCAAGCTGACCGATTTCCTCGGGGTCCTCTCTTTCGAGCTCGATCCGTTCCAGCAACGCGCGTGCGAGGCGCTGGAGGACGGGCACGGCGTGCTCGTCTGCGCGCCCACCGGCGCCGGCAAGACGGTGGTCGGCGAGTTCGCCGTGCACCTGGCCCTGACCGAGGGCCGCAAGTGCTTCTACACCACTCCGATCAAGGCCCTGTCCAACCAGAAGTACGCAGACCTGAGCGCCCGCTACGGCCCGAACAAGGTCGGCCTGCTCACCGGCGACACGTCCGTCAACGGCGACGCGCCGATCGTGGTGATGACCACCGAGGTGCTGCGCAACATGCTGTACGCGGGCTCCTCGACGTTGAAGAGCCTCGCCTACGTGGTGATGGACGAGATCCACTACCTGGCCGACCGGTTCCGCGGCCCGGTGTGGGAGGAAGTGATCCTGCACCTGCCCGAGTCGGTGCGGCTGGTCGGCCTGTCCGCCACCGTCAGCAACGCCGAGGAGTTCGGCGAGTGGCTGGTCGAGGTGCGCGGCGACACGACGGTCGTGGTGGACGAGCACCGGCCCGTGCCGCTGTGGCAGCACATGATGGCCGGCGGCCGGATGATGGACCTGTTCGCGGGCGACGGGCCCGACGGGCACACCCGCATCAACCCGCAACTGTTGCGCCACACCGAGGACCTGTCCCGCTACCACGTGCCGTGGAGCCGGAACCGCAACAACAAGGACCAGCGTGGCCGGCCGCCGCGCGGGTCGGGGTTCAAGCCGCCGTCGCGGGTCGACATCGTGCAGCGGCTGGAAGGCGCGAGCCTGCTGCCCGCGATCGACTTCGTGTTCAGCCGGGCGGGCTGTGACGCGGCGGTGTTGCAGTGCGTGCGGGCGGGGCTGCGGCTCAACTCGAACGACGAGGTCGAGCAGATCCGCGAGGTCATCGAGGAGAAGACCAAGGACCTGCCGCAGGGCGACCTGATGGTGCTGGGCTACTGGGAGTGGCGCGAGGCGTTGGAGCGCGGCATCGCCAGCCACCACGCCGGTCTGCTGCCCGCGTTCAAGGAAACCGTGGAGGAGCTGTTCGTCCGCGGTCTGGTGAAGGTCGTGTTCGCCACCGAGACGCTGGCGCTGGGCATCAACATGCCCGCCCGCACCGTCGTGCTGGAGAAGCTGGTCAAGTACAACGGCGAGGCGCACGTCGACCTCACGCCGGGCGAGTACACGCAGCTCACCGGTCGTGCCGGGCGTCGCGGCATCGACGTCGAGGGCCACGCGGTGGTGTTGTGGCAGCCGGGTATCGACCCGAAGGCGGTCGGCGGTCTGGCGTCCACCCGCACGTACCCGCTGCGGTCGTCGTTCCGGCCCGGCTACAACATGGCCGTCAACCTGGTGAACCAGCTGGGCGCGGCGGCGGCGCGGGACATCCTGGAGCAGTCGTTCGCGCAGTTCCAGGCGGACCGGTCGGTGGTCGGCCTGGCCCGGCGGATCGACCGGAACCGGGAGGCGCTGGACGGCTACGCCGAGGCGATGACGTGCCACCTCGGTGACTTCTCCGAGTACGCGTCGCTGCGCCGCCGGGTCGCCGAGCGGGAGAAGGCGTTGGCGCGGCAGAACACGTCGGCGAAGCGGGCGGAGGCGGCGCAGTCGTTGGAGCGGCTGCGCAAGGGCGACGTGATCGCGGTGCCGTCCGGGCGTCGGACGGGGTTGGCGGTGGTGATCGACCCGGGTCTGGAGCCGCTGGGCGAGGCGCGTCCGTTCGTGGTGACGGAGGACCGGTGGGCGGGCCGGCTGTCGTCGTCGGACTTCCCGATGCCGGTCGAGGTGCTGGGCAAGATGCGGCTGCCGAAGCAGGTGGACACGCGGTCGCCGAAGTCGCGGCGTGACCTGGCGGCGTCGTTGCGCGCCACCGGGATCGTGGCGCCCGCGATGCGCAAGCGTCGGTCGACGGCGGATGACGACGCGGAGCTGGCGACGTTGCGGCGGGCGTTGCGGGCGCACCCGTGCCACGGCTGCGAGAAGCGCGAGGACCACGCCCGGTGGGGCGAGCGGTTCCACCGGCTGCTGGCCGAGACGGAGCAGGTGGAGCGGAAGGTCGCGGCGACGACGCACTCGTTGGCGCGCGAGTTCGACCGGATCCGCGGTCTGCTGCGGGAGCGCGGTTACCTGCACGAGGAGGAGAACGGGCCCGGCGAGGAGGTCACCGAGCACGGCAAGCGGCTGACCAGGCTGTACAGCGAGTCGGACCTGCTGGCGGCGGAGTGCCTGCGGCACGGCGTGTGGCGTGACCTCGATCCGGCGGAGCTGGCCGCGGTGGTGTCGGCGCTGGTGTACGAGGCGCGGCGGGACGGTCCGCTGGAGGCGCGGCTGCCACCGGGGAAGGTCGGGGACGCGTTGACCGCGACGGCCCGGCTGTGGGCCGAGTTGGAGGACGACGAGCGTCGGCACCGGCTCGACCGGACCCGTCAGCCCGATCCGGGTTTCGCGTGGGCGGTGTACCGGTGGGCGCGCGGCGAGTCGTTGGAGAAGGTGTTGTCGGCGGCCGAGGAGAACGGCGCGGAGCTGGGCGCGGGCGATTTCGTCCGGTGGTGCCGGCAGGTGATCGACTTCCTGGACCAGATCCGGGACGTGGTCGGCGGCGGTGACCCGGTGGGCGCGTCCGCCCGAAAGGCGGTGGACTCGCTGCGCCGCGGGGTGGTGGCGATGGCCACCGTTTGA
- the tatA gene encoding Sec-independent protein translocase subunit TatA: protein MGNLGPTELIIIAVVIILLFGAKKLPDMARSIGRSAKILKAETKGLRSEDDPPQSAQPGATTAQQMPAAQQLPPAQPQVVQPPAQQAQAQPVQPQVAPPIEQSQQNLQNKQNSN, encoded by the coding sequence GTGGGTAACCTCGGACCAACCGAACTGATCATCATCGCCGTGGTGATCATTCTCCTCTTCGGCGCGAAGAAGCTGCCCGACATGGCGCGCTCGATCGGCCGTTCCGCGAAGATCCTCAAGGCCGAGACCAAGGGTCTGCGCAGCGAGGACGACCCCCCGCAGTCGGCCCAGCCGGGCGCAACCACCGCGCAGCAGATGCCCGCGGCGCAGCAGTTGCCGCCCGCGCAGCCGCAGGTCGTCCAGCCGCCGGCGCAGCAGGCTCAGGCGCAGCCGGTGCAGCCGCAGGTGGCGCCGCCCATCGAGCAGTCGCAGCAGAACCTCCAGAACAAGCAGAACTCCAACTAG
- a CDS encoding sensor histidine kinase, translating to MWLHRAMHAGFYVLLTASAARYVAYHGVAPAVLGTAVVLGAAYPLGVRWTRALPAVLALWLVLVWLAPSFGWCAIPLFFQCLRQLRPRVAVPLAGVLTVAVVLTQVRLAAEFEPSLVLGPVGVAMITAAVFFDRRRLLHQAGVLEERQRLAREIHDTLAQGLSSITLLLELGDTGRAREVAKENLAEARRFVRDLSPLEGRTLTDALRGLCDRVEVEGEPYPLAVPVEVALLRVAQGALANVREHAEATTAVITLTYLGDAVTLDVRDDGRGFDPALIRPEPGRGYGLDAIRDRVAELGGTMTVESAPGEGTALAVSVPTP from the coding sequence GTGTGGCTGCACCGGGCGATGCACGCGGGCTTCTACGTGCTGTTGACGGCGTCGGCGGCGCGGTACGTCGCGTACCACGGCGTCGCGCCCGCCGTGCTGGGCACGGCCGTCGTCCTGGGCGCGGCATACCCGCTGGGCGTGCGCTGGACCAGGGCCCTGCCCGCCGTGCTCGCCCTGTGGCTGGTGCTGGTGTGGCTCGCGCCGAGCTTCGGCTGGTGCGCGATCCCGCTGTTCTTCCAGTGCCTGCGGCAGTTGCGGCCACGGGTCGCCGTGCCGCTGGCGGGCGTGCTCACGGTTGCCGTGGTGCTGACCCAGGTGCGGCTGGCCGCGGAGTTCGAGCCGAGCCTGGTGCTCGGTCCGGTCGGGGTCGCGATGATCACCGCCGCCGTGTTCTTCGACCGTCGGCGACTCCTGCACCAGGCGGGCGTGCTGGAGGAGCGGCAGCGCCTGGCCCGCGAAATCCACGACACCTTGGCGCAAGGGCTGTCCAGCATCACGCTGCTGTTGGAACTGGGCGACACGGGACGGGCGCGCGAGGTGGCGAAGGAGAACTTGGCCGAGGCGCGGCGTTTCGTGCGCGACCTGTCGCCGCTGGAAGGCCGCACGTTGACCGACGCGTTGCGCGGGCTGTGCGACCGGGTCGAGGTGGAGGGCGAGCCGTACCCGCTGGCCGTGCCGGTGGAGGTGGCGTTGCTGAGGGTCGCGCAGGGCGCGCTGGCGAACGTCCGCGAGCACGCCGAGGCCACCACGGCGGTCATCACGCTGACGTACCTGGGTGACGCCGTGACGCTCGACGTGCGGGACGACGGCCGCGGGTTCGACCCGGCCCTGATCCGCCCCGAGCCTGGACGCGGCTACGGCCTCGACGCCATCCGCGACAGGGTCGCCGAGTTGGGCGGCACGATGACGGTGGAGAGCGCGCCTGGTGAGGGCACGGCGCTGGCCGTGAGCGTGCCCACCCCATGA
- a CDS encoding bacteriophage holin: MPYLPILVLVLFGLVVLVAIAVRVIGSLRRFRAASTLVADRVGDDAGLLRARFAALGVAFAERRPDQAREGKPRVPSVDRGRQEDNRG, from the coding sequence GTGCCGTACTTGCCGATCCTGGTGCTGGTCCTGTTCGGGCTGGTCGTGCTGGTTGCGATCGCGGTCCGGGTCATCGGATCCTTGCGCCGCTTCCGCGCTGCCAGCACTCTGGTGGCCGACAGGGTCGGCGACGACGCGGGTCTGCTGCGAGCGCGGTTCGCCGCGCTCGGGGTGGCCTTCGCCGAACGGCGTCCGGACCAGGCCCGTGAGGGCAAGCCCCGCGTACCATCGGTGGACCGGGGGAGACAGGAGGACAACCGTGGGTAA